The Psychrobacter arenosus region GCCTGCGGAAAATATCGTTATCGCTGGTTTCTCACAGGGTGGGGCAGTGGCCTATCATACGGCGCTGAGCTATTCGCAAAAGCTGGCAGGTTTACTGACGCTATCGACGTATTTGGCTACCAATGACCATATCGAATTTAGCGATGCTAATAAGAATATTCCTATCTTAATCAATCATGGTACTCAAGACCCTGTCGTCCCTGAAATTCTGGGTCAGCAAGCGACTAAGACCTTACAAGCCCGTGGTTATGATGTGAAATATGTGACTTACCCGATGGCGCACCAGGTCTGTGGTCCACAGATTCGCGCTATTGGCGAGTGGTTTAATGAGGTTTTGAGTTAGGCTACAGCTTACTTAATTACCAAGCAAGATACTTAGATAGTATTAAAGTCCAATCCTGTTATGGGGTTGGGCTTTTTAATTGTATATCGATCTAGTCAGTGTATTTCAAACTAATCTATTAATATCAAATATTATAATAAATATGTTAATTTAGTCTAAATAATAACTATAAATTAATAATAACCATTCAAAAGATACTCCTATGGGACTAAATGTACTCCGCTATCTATTCAAACCATTACTGCCACTAATGATATACCTACCTATGTCTGCTTTTATGGTTGGTTAGTGTTTTAGCAAAATGTGATGCGTAAGTAGACATAAATTGTGAAGATGACTTATCAAAAAAAATCATGTCGACTAATAAATCATTCTAAATAAATAGCCTAAAAGGGTAAGCGTTACGCATGACTAAACGTTCAAAAAAATCCAATCCATCCCAATCCATCCAAGCATGGATGGTTTCAGATAATCTGCATGAAGAGTATCTGTTTTTTTATATTCTCATTATTTTGGTTTGGTTTCTTTTAGGACTGGGCACATTAGGTTTTGAATTGTCAGGCTACAGCTTAAAGCAAAACCTATTTTTTAATTTTATATGGTTAATTGTCTTATATATAGGTATGGCGCTAACTCCATGCTGGTATCGGCTGATTTTTGGTAAAAATGCCTATTTGTATCGAGCAACAGCAAAAGCTATGGACAAGCTTAATTCTTATGAGGACAGGCGCAGCTGGCGAAAGATGAGAATGACACAGCGGGGGCAATTGCCACCAAACAAATTTGAAGTGACTTCTCTGATTTTTTTATTTTGTTATTTGATGACAGACTACTTTTTTGTCTCAGCATGGGTGAAAGATTCTATTTCAGTATGGCAACCTGACTGGGTCATTGCATGCGTAGAATGGATAAAAACTTATACCAACCTACCTCCATTAAATGAAAACAGAAAGTTTTTTATACTAAGTTTTAAAACTGATGATATTTTACAGCAAATGTACCACAGCGAAGTGGAGTTTATAAACTCACCGTCGGGTAAAACTCTATTACTCTATCATCTTTGGCACGTGATAATGTTTTTACCTGTAGTGGTTACTACAGTCATACTGTGGTGGAAACCATTACGCTGGTTTGGCATCAAGGAAATAGACCCGAGGTATATTAAAAGCACCTCTGAATTCATGAGACGTATTATTTGGTCTATATTTTTATTATTTCTTATGCTAATGGGATGTGTGCTAATAGTTACTGATATTGATTTATTTGCTTTATCCGTGGCAAAAGATGGGGTTAACCATTGGGTAGAGGAAACCAAATTACATGGCAGTTATATATTTATTGCGATTGGGATTCGGTTTTTTTATGGCTGGTTGGTTTTTTGGCATGATGTGGTGCGTAAGTAGATATAAATTGTGAAGATGAATTATCAAAAAAATCATGTCGACTAATAACTCATTCTGAATAAATAGCCTAAAAGGGTAAGTGTTACGCATGACTAAAGGTTCAAAAAAATCTAATCAATCCCAATCCATCCAAGCATGGATGGTTTCAGATAATCTGCATGAAGAATATCTGTTTTTTTATATCCTCATTATTTTGGTTTTGTTTCTTTTAGGACTGGGCACATTAGGTTTTGAATTGTCAGGCTACAGCTTGAAGCAAAACCTGTTTTTTAATTTTGTGTGGTTGATTATCTTATATATAGGTATGGCCCTAACCCCATGCTGGTATTGGCTGATTTTTGGTAAAAACGCCTATTTGTATCGAGCAACAGCAAAAGCTATGGATAAGCTTAACTCTTATGAGGAAAAACGCAGTTGGCGAAAGATGAGAATGACACAGCGAGGGCAACTGCCACCGAACAAGTTTGAAGTGGCTTCTCTGATTTTTTTATTTTGTTATTTGATGACAGATTACTTTATTGTCTCGGCATGGGTGAAAGATTCTATTTTAGTATGGCAGCCTGACTGGGTCAGTGTCTGCGTAGAATGGGTAAAGACTTATACCAACTTACCTCCCTTAAATGAAAACAGAAAGTTTTTTACACTAAGTTTCAAAACTAATGAAATTTTACAGCAGACGTACCATAGCGAAGCGGAGTTTATAAAATCGTCTGCAGGTAATACTCTATTACTCTATCATCTTTGGCACGTGATAATGTTTTTACCTGTAGTCGTTACGACAGTCATACTGTGGTGGAAACCGTTACGCTGGTTTGGCATCAAGGAAATAGACCCGAGGTATATTAAAAGCACCTCTGAATTCATGAGACGTATTATTTGGTCTATATTTTTATTTTTTCTCATGTTGATTGGGTGTGTAGTGATTATTAGGAGTATCGATTTATTTGCTCTATCCGTGGTAAAAGATGGGGTTAACCATTGGATAGAGGAAACCAAATTACATGGCATCTATATATTTATTGCGATTGGTATTC contains the following coding sequences:
- a CDS encoding alpha/beta hydrolase, with product MSDYLDCVIVEHNPANKDINNAVIWLHGLGASGHDFEPVVPELGLRSDLAVRFVFPHAPQIPVTINGGMVMPAWYDILEMSIDRKVDVVQIKKSAQNINDLIEREIARGVPAENIVIAGFSQGGAVAYHTALSYSQKLAGLLTLSTYLATNDHIEFSDANKNIPILINHGTQDPVVPEILGQQATKTLQARGYDVKYVTYPMAHQVCGPQIRAIGEWFNEVLS